A window from Bosea sp. ANAM02 encodes these proteins:
- the gatA gene encoding Asp-tRNA(Asn)/Glu-tRNA(Gln) amidotransferase subunit GatA, whose protein sequence is MTDLTRLTLTEARDGLKAKTFSATELTKAHIAAVEKARALNAYVLETPEHALKQAAASDEKLAKGAGGPLEGLPLGIKDLFATEGVRTTACSKILGNFVPAYESTVTSQLWRDGAVMLGKLNNDEFAMGSSNETSAFGNVVNPWRRKGSNVGAGQGGAVEGNHLVPGGSSGGSASAVAADLCLAATATDTGGSIRQPAAFTGTVGIKPTYGRCSRWGTVAFASSLDQAGPIAKTVRDAAVMLRSMSGHDPKDTTSVDRAVPDYEAAIGRSVKGMKIGIPREYRLDGLNAEIDALWQQGIEWLRAAGAEIVEISLPHTKYALPAYYIVAPAEASSNLARYDGVRYGLREQGKDIVEMYERTRAAGFGAEVKRRIMIGTYVLSAGYYDAYYVRAQKIRTLIKRDFETVYAQGIDAVLTPATPSAAFGIGEKGSADPVEMYLNDVFTVTVNMAGLPGIAVPAGLDAQGLPLGLQLIGRPFDEEALFSLGEVIEQAAGRFSVSERWWG, encoded by the coding sequence GTGACCGATCTCACCCGCCTGACGCTGACCGAGGCCCGCGACGGCCTGAAAGCCAAGACCTTCTCCGCGACCGAATTGACGAAGGCGCATATCGCCGCCGTCGAGAAGGCCCGCGCCCTGAACGCCTATGTGCTGGAAACCCCCGAGCACGCGCTCAAGCAGGCCGCGGCTTCCGACGAGAAGCTCGCCAAGGGCGCGGGCGGACCGCTTGAAGGCCTGCCGCTTGGCATCAAGGACCTGTTCGCCACCGAAGGCGTGCGCACTACGGCCTGTTCCAAGATTCTAGGCAATTTCGTGCCGGCGTATGAATCGACCGTGACGAGCCAGCTCTGGCGCGACGGCGCCGTGATGCTCGGCAAGCTCAACAACGACGAATTCGCCATGGGCTCGTCGAACGAGACCTCGGCTTTCGGTAACGTCGTGAACCCCTGGCGCCGCAAGGGTTCTAACGTGGGTGCAGGGCAGGGCGGCGCCGTCGAGGGCAACCATCTCGTGCCGGGCGGCTCATCGGGCGGCTCGGCTTCGGCCGTCGCCGCCGATCTCTGCCTCGCCGCGACCGCGACCGATACCGGCGGCTCGATCCGCCAGCCCGCCGCCTTCACCGGCACTGTCGGCATCAAGCCGACCTATGGCCGCTGCTCGCGCTGGGGCACGGTCGCTTTCGCCTCCTCGCTCGACCAGGCCGGGCCGATCGCCAAGACCGTGCGCGACGCGGCCGTGATGCTGCGCTCGATGTCCGGCCACGACCCGAAGGACACGACTTCGGTCGATAGGGCCGTGCCGGATTACGAGGCGGCTATCGGGCGCTCGGTGAAGGGCATGAAGATCGGCATTCCCCGCGAATACCGTCTCGACGGGCTGAACGCCGAGATTGACGCGCTCTGGCAGCAGGGCATCGAATGGCTGCGTGCGGCGGGCGCCGAGATCGTCGAGATCTCGCTGCCGCACACGAAATACGCCCTGCCGGCCTATTACATCGTCGCTCCCGCAGAGGCCTCCTCGAACCTCGCCCGCTATGACGGCGTCCGCTACGGCCTGCGCGAGCAGGGCAAGGATATCGTCGAGATGTACGAGAGGACCCGCGCCGCCGGCTTCGGCGCCGAGGTCAAGCGCCGCATCATGATCGGCACCTATGTCCTCTCGGCCGGTTATTACGACGCCTATTATGTCCGGGCCCAGAAGATCCGCACGCTGATCAAGCGCGATTTCGAGACGGTCTATGCCCAGGGCATCGACGCCGTGCTGACGCCGGCGACGCCGTCGGCCGCGTTCGGCATCGGCGAGAAGGGCTCGGCCGATCCGGTCGAGATGTACCTGAACGACGTCTTCACGGTGACGGTGAACATGGCGGGCCTGCCGGGCATCGCGGTTCCCGCCGGCCTCGACGCCCAGGGTCTGCCGCTGGGCCTCCAGCTCATCGGTCGCCCCTTCGACGAGGAGGCGCTGTTCTCGCTCGGCGAGGTGATCGAGCAGGCGGCGGGCCGTTTCTCCGTCTCCGAGCGCTGGTGGGGCTGA
- the gatC gene encoding Asp-tRNA(Asn)/Glu-tRNA(Gln) amidotransferase subunit GatC → MSVDLATVKRVAHLARIAVPEADLPKLQGELNAILGFVEQLNEVNVDGVEPMTSVTPMAMKQREDVVNDGEIADAIVANAPASEDDYFMVPKVIE, encoded by the coding sequence ATGTCGGTCGATCTCGCCACCGTCAAACGCGTCGCGCATCTCGCGCGCATCGCCGTGCCGGAGGCCGATCTGCCCAAGCTGCAAGGCGAGCTCAACGCCATTCTCGGCTTCGTCGAGCAGCTCAACGAGGTGAATGTCGACGGCGTCGAGCCGATGACCTCGGTGACGCCGATGGCGATGAAGCAGCGCGAGGACGTCGTGAACGATGGCGAGATCGCAGACGCGATCGTCGCCAACGCCCCGGCCTCCGAGGACGATTATTTCATGGTGCCGAAGGTGATCGAATAG
- a CDS encoding metal-dependent hydrolase: MKLTWYGHSAFRVDIDGAVILIDPFFTGNPAFEGDVAAISKGVSHIVVTHGHGDHVGDTLDIAGKTGATVITNYDLAMHLASQGLKNFSPMNTGGTVDLGPFSVTLVRADHSAGMGEGGVNVPVGNANGAIIKAKGQKTLWHMGDTDIFSDMALLAEIHGVEACICPIGDRFTMGGKVAALAMTRFVKPKLAIPAHYGTFPIIDQNADAFVAGMQGSGIEVVLPKKGEAFAV; the protein is encoded by the coding sequence ATGAAACTCACCTGGTACGGCCATTCCGCTTTCCGCGTCGATATTGACGGCGCCGTCATTCTTATCGACCCGTTCTTCACCGGAAATCCGGCCTTCGAGGGCGATGTCGCCGCGATCTCCAAGGGCGTCAGCCATATCGTCGTCACCCACGGCCATGGCGATCATGTCGGCGATACGCTCGACATCGCCGGGAAAACCGGCGCGACCGTCATCACGAACTATGACCTCGCGATGCATCTGGCCTCGCAGGGGCTCAAGAACTTCAGTCCGATGAACACCGGCGGCACGGTCGATCTCGGCCCGTTCAGCGTCACGCTGGTCCGCGCCGATCACTCGGCCGGCATGGGCGAGGGTGGCGTCAACGTCCCCGTCGGCAACGCCAATGGCGCGATCATCAAGGCGAAGGGCCAGAAGACGCTCTGGCATATGGGCGATACGGACATCTTCTCGGACATGGCGCTGCTCGCCGAGATCCATGGTGTCGAGGCCTGCATCTGCCCGATCGGCGATCGCTTCACCATGGGTGGCAAGGTCGCCGCGCTCGCCATGACGCGCTTCGTCAAGCCGAAACTCGCGATCCCCGCCCATTACGGCACCTTCCCGATCATCGACCAGAATGCCGACGCCTTTGTCGCCGGCATGCAGGGCAGCGGCATCGAAGTCGTGCTGCCGAAGAAGGGCGAGGCTTTCGCGGTTTGA
- the ade gene encoding adenine deaminase, with protein MTDAAKVSSQELARRISQGHGDEPADLVVKGAKLLDLVTGALVESDIAICGDTIVGTYGAYEGKRVIDAKGLIAVPGFIDTHLHIESSLVTPLEFERCVLPHGVTTAICDPHEISNVLGVEGIRYFLACAKAMRMDLRVNLSSCVPATHLETAGAALEAGDLIPMMDHPKVIGLAEFMNFPGVIHRDPDCLAKLEAFSHRHIDGHAPLVRGIDLNAYLAAGIRTDHETTTADEAREKLAKGMAILIREGSVSKDLHQLIPLISRDASPFLAFCTDDRNPLDIGEEGHLDYMIRTAIAEGADVLATYRIASLSAARNFGLFDRGFIGPGKRADIVLVEDLAACSVKQVLTGGRLVEEALFADRTTIAPVGLGSVKSRRLSPADFSVKARDGETPVIGVVPGRIITERLSMALPSRDGEALPDLAQDAIKVTVIERHGRNGGIATGFVHGFGMKHGAIASSVGHDSHNLCVVGVDDTSMAAAANRLIEIGGGFAVADGRAVTAELALPVAGLMSEQPFEVVRHDLEKLRAAAKALDVVLAEPFLQVAFLTLPVIPHLKITDKGLVDVDRFDFV; from the coding sequence ATGACCGACGCTGCCAAGGTCTCCAGCCAGGAACTCGCCCGCCGGATCTCCCAGGGGCATGGCGACGAGCCGGCCGATCTCGTCGTCAAGGGCGCGAAGCTCCTCGACCTCGTCACCGGCGCGCTGGTCGAGAGCGATATCGCGATCTGCGGCGATACCATCGTCGGGACCTACGGGGCCTATGAAGGCAAGCGCGTCATCGACGCCAAGGGCCTGATCGCCGTGCCCGGCTTCATCGACACGCATCTGCACATCGAATCCTCGCTGGTGACCCCGCTCGAATTCGAACGCTGCGTGCTGCCGCATGGCGTCACCACCGCGATCTGCGACCCGCACGAGATTTCGAACGTGCTCGGTGTCGAGGGCATCCGCTATTTCCTCGCCTGCGCCAAGGCGATGCGGATGGATCTGCGCGTCAACCTCTCAAGCTGCGTGCCGGCGACGCATCTTGAGACTGCAGGGGCCGCGCTGGAAGCGGGTGACCTCATCCCGATGATGGATCATCCCAAGGTGATCGGCCTGGCCGAGTTCATGAATTTTCCGGGAGTAATCCATCGCGACCCCGACTGCCTCGCCAAGCTGGAGGCCTTCTCGCACCGTCATATCGACGGCCATGCGCCGCTGGTGCGCGGGATCGACCTCAACGCCTATCTCGCCGCCGGCATCCGCACCGACCACGAGACCACGACCGCCGACGAGGCCCGCGAGAAGCTCGCCAAGGGTATGGCGATCCTGATCCGCGAGGGCTCGGTCTCGAAGGACCTGCACCAGCTGATCCCGCTGATCTCGCGCGACGCCTCGCCCTTCCTCGCCTTCTGCACCGATGACCGCAACCCGCTCGATATCGGCGAGGAAGGCCATCTCGACTACATGATCCGCACCGCCATCGCCGAGGGCGCCGATGTGCTCGCGACCTACCGCATCGCTTCGCTCTCGGCGGCGCGGAATTTCGGTCTGTTCGACCGTGGCTTTATCGGGCCGGGCAAGCGCGCCGATATCGTGCTGGTGGAAGACCTTGCCGCCTGCTCGGTGAAGCAGGTCCTGACCGGGGGCCGGCTGGTCGAGGAGGCGCTGTTCGCCGATCGGACGACGATCGCGCCGGTCGGGCTCGGCAGCGTGAAGAGCCGCAGACTCTCCCCTGCCGACTTCTCCGTGAAGGCGCGCGACGGCGAGACGCCGGTGATCGGCGTGGTGCCGGGGCGGATCATCACAGAGCGCCTGTCGATGGCCCTGCCCTCGCGCGACGGCGAGGCCCTGCCCGATCTGGCGCAGGATGCGATCAAGGTCACGGTGATCGAGCGGCACGGCAGGAACGGCGGTATCGCCACCGGCTTCGTTCATGGCTTCGGCATGAAGCACGGCGCCATCGCCTCCTCGGTCGGCCATGACAGCCATAATCTCTGCGTCGTGGGCGTCGACGATACCTCGATGGCGGCGGCGGCCAACCGACTGATCGAGATCGGCGGCGGCTTCGCCGTGGCAGATGGCCGCGCGGTTACGGCGGAGCTGGCCCTGCCGGTCGCCGGGCTGATGAGCGAGCAGCCCTTCGAGGTGGTGCGACACGATCTGGAGAAGCTGCGCGCCGCGGCAAAGGCGCTGGACGTCGTCCTGGCCGAGCCGTTCCTGCAGGTCGCCTTCCTGACCCTGCCGGTGATCCCGCATCTCAAGATCACCGACAAGGGGCTGGTCGATGTCGACCGGTTCGACTTCGTGTGA
- a CDS encoding DUF6719 family protein: MTRFSVFAFVVSSLLLLGPATAQQIYSREPAKGQIIAGQKVLVDDGRCPRGQILEVTGGTNPGLRGRLGQSTERQRRCVARR; this comes from the coding sequence ATGACTCGCTTCAGCGTCTTCGCGTTTGTCGTTTCGTCGCTCCTATTGCTCGGTCCAGCGACGGCCCAGCAGATTTACAGCCGCGAACCGGCCAAGGGGCAGATCATTGCCGGCCAAAAGGTGCTCGTCGACGACGGCAGATGTCCCAGAGGGCAGATTCTCGAGGTAACCGGCGGCACGAATCCGGGCCTTCGGGGTCGGCTTGGCCAGTCTACGGAGCGCCAGCGCCGTTGCGTCGCGCGCCGCTAA
- a CDS encoding hydroxyacid dehydrogenase, whose protein sequence is MTDIVITEFMDDTAIANLKARFSVHYDPELYADPDEMVRLFADVPAVIVRNQTQVRGKVLAAAKRLKVIGRLGVGLDNLDMEACAARGIRVFPATGANSLSVVEYVIGTTMALLRGAYFANAAMVAGEFPKTKLIGREIAGKLMGLVGFGSIARDVAHHARAIGMEVAAYHPRLPADDPAWSGVRRLELDELLAEADVISLHVPLTAETRGMIDAKAFARMKPDAILINTARGGIMDEAALVKALKAGKLGGAAIDVYEQEPLGKDAAKVFAGAPNLILTPHIAGNTVESNGRVSGLVAEKVMAALDERI, encoded by the coding sequence ATGACCGACATCGTCATCACCGAATTCATGGACGACACCGCCATCGCCAACCTGAAGGCGCGCTTCTCGGTCCATTACGATCCCGAGCTCTATGCCGACCCGGACGAGATGGTGCGGCTTTTCGCCGATGTGCCCGCCGTGATCGTGCGCAACCAGACGCAGGTCCGCGGCAAGGTGCTGGCGGCGGCGAAGCGGCTCAAGGTCATCGGCCGCCTCGGCGTCGGTCTCGACAATCTCGACATGGAAGCCTGCGCCGCGCGCGGCATCCGCGTCTTCCCCGCGACGGGCGCCAACAGCCTCTCCGTCGTCGAATATGTCATCGGCACGACGATGGCCCTGCTGCGCGGCGCCTATTTCGCCAATGCCGCGATGGTCGCCGGCGAATTTCCCAAGACGAAGCTGATCGGCCGCGAGATCGCCGGCAAGCTGATGGGCCTTGTCGGCTTCGGCTCGATCGCCCGCGACGTCGCCCATCATGCCCGCGCCATCGGCATGGAGGTGGCGGCCTACCATCCGCGCCTGCCCGCAGACGATCCCGCCTGGAGCGGCGTGCGCCGGCTCGAACTCGACGAATTGCTGGCCGAGGCCGACGTCATCAGCCTGCATGTCCCGCTGACCGCGGAAACCCGCGGGATGATCGACGCGAAGGCCTTCGCCCGGATGAAGCCGGACGCGATCCTGATCAACACCGCGCGCGGCGGCATCATGGACGAGGCGGCGCTGGTCAAGGCGCTCAAGGCCGGCAAGCTCGGCGGCGCCGCGATCGATGTCTACGAGCAGGAGCCGCTCGGCAAGGACGCCGCCAAGGTCTTCGCGGGCGCGCCGAACCTGATCCTGACCCCGCATATCGCCGGCAATACGGTGGAGTCGAACGGGCGGGTGTCCGGGCTTGTGGCCGAGAAGGTCATGGCGGCATTGGATGAGCGGATTTAG
- a CDS encoding GNAT family N-acetyltransferase, which produces MPARISLRVPDKTLLDVYQAALRGGWSPNTTRNVAPQQLAAIAADPDAFLAETRGGPGRIKLPDGREVDRIPGPTRWIFAEDRPERPFIGSINLRWQEKHGRPILALPEHVLGHVGYTILPAFEGHGYATAALAGMLGVAREAGMPEITITCDATNHASRRIIEKNGGRLIETFVAPLYGPDQRLRFLVSTAP; this is translated from the coding sequence GTGCCGGCGCGGATTTCGCTGCGAGTTCCCGACAAGACCCTGCTCGACGTCTATCAGGCGGCTCTGCGCGGCGGCTGGTCGCCGAATACGACGCGCAACGTCGCGCCCCAGCAGCTTGCCGCCATCGCCGCCGATCCCGACGCCTTCCTCGCCGAGACACGCGGCGGGCCGGGCCGCATCAAGCTGCCGGACGGCCGCGAGGTCGATCGCATTCCCGGCCCGACACGCTGGATCTTCGCCGAGGACAGGCCGGAGCGGCCCTTCATCGGCTCGATCAACCTGCGCTGGCAGGAAAAGCATGGCCGCCCGATCCTGGCCCTGCCGGAGCATGTGCTCGGCCATGTCGGCTACACCATCCTGCCGGCCTTCGAAGGCCACGGCTATGCCACCGCAGCGCTCGCTGGGATGCTCGGCGTGGCGCGCGAGGCCGGCATGCCCGAGATCACCATCACCTGCGACGCGACCAACCACGCCTCCCGCCGCATCATCGAGAAGAATGGCGGGCGCCTGATCGAGACCTTCGTCGCGCCGCTCTACGGCCCCGATCAACGCCTTCGCTTTCTTGTCAGCACAGCACCATGA
- the ruvX gene encoding Holliday junction resolvase RuvX has product MTSAVVPLEAFVDLPAHARLLGLDLGTKTIGLALSDVQRQIATPLETIQRVKFGLDAAALLKIAAKHQVAGLVIGLPLNMDGTEGPRVQSTRAFVRNLLPLTDLPIVFWDERMSTLAVTRTLLDADASRAKRAAVVDKMAAAYILQGALDRLGRLGPEEAGDEDQYD; this is encoded by the coding sequence ATGACCAGCGCCGTCGTCCCGCTCGAAGCCTTCGTCGACCTGCCAGCTCATGCACGCCTGCTCGGGCTCGATCTCGGCACCAAGACGATCGGGCTCGCGCTGTCCGATGTGCAGCGGCAGATCGCGACGCCGCTGGAGACGATCCAGCGCGTGAAGTTCGGGCTCGACGCGGCAGCGCTCCTGAAGATCGCCGCCAAGCATCAGGTGGCGGGGCTCGTCATCGGCCTGCCGCTCAACATGGACGGCACCGAGGGGCCGCGCGTCCAGTCCACCCGCGCCTTCGTGCGCAATCTCCTGCCCCTCACGGACCTGCCGATCGTATTCTGGGACGAGCGGATGTCGACGCTGGCGGTGACGCGCACCCTGCTCGATGCCGATGCCTCGCGCGCCAAGCGCGCCGCTGTCGTCGACAAGATGGCCGCCGCCTATATCCTGCAGGGCGCGCTCGACCGGTTGGGCCGGCTCGGCCCGGAGGAAGCCGGGGACGAGGACCAGTACGACTGA
- a CDS encoding AEC family transporter, which produces MLDSLIAVFLVIATGWFLKARGVVSPSHWIGVERLTYQVLFPAVVVHTLAMADLRSMPVLGMGSSLVLAILSVAALLLLARPLLARAGIDGPAFTSIFQGSVRWNTFVGLALAAGLQGRTGTTLMAIAVAAMIPLLNVMCVFVLARFASGKPMSLGATIRSILYNPFIWSSAVGLALNQLQWMLPSAFTGYLDVLGRASLGIGLLVVGSALDLDKLARPRLAHAVAVGLKLAVLPVLAWLYAGWFGVTGPALAMTVIAGAVPTATAAYFLARDLGGDAPLMAEITTLQTLLALATLPAAVFLLT; this is translated from the coding sequence ATGCTCGACAGCCTGATCGCCGTCTTTCTCGTCATCGCGACGGGCTGGTTCCTGAAGGCGCGGGGCGTCGTCTCGCCGTCGCATTGGATCGGCGTCGAGCGCCTGACCTACCAGGTGCTGTTCCCGGCGGTGGTCGTGCATACGCTGGCGATGGCGGATCTGCGCAGCATGCCGGTCCTCGGCATGGGTTCCAGCCTCGTGCTCGCGATCCTCAGCGTCGCGGCCCTGCTGCTGCTCGCCCGCCCGCTGCTGGCGCGCGCCGGCATCGACGGGCCGGCCTTCACCTCGATCTTCCAGGGCTCGGTGCGCTGGAACACCTTCGTCGGCCTCGCGCTCGCCGCCGGGCTGCAGGGCCGCACCGGCACGACGCTGATGGCGATCGCGGTTGCCGCGATGATCCCGCTGCTCAACGTCATGTGCGTGTTCGTGCTCGCCCGCTTCGCCAGCGGCAAGCCGATGAGCCTCGGCGCCACGATCCGCTCGATCCTCTACAATCCCTTCATCTGGTCCTCTGCGGTCGGCCTTGCGCTGAACCAGCTTCAATGGATGCTGCCCAGCGCCTTTACCGGCTATCTCGACGTGCTCGGGCGCGCCTCGCTCGGCATCGGCCTGCTCGTGGTCGGCTCGGCGCTCGACCTCGACAAGCTGGCGCGGCCGAGGCTGGCCCATGCGGTGGCTGTCGGCCTGAAGCTCGCGGTTCTGCCGGTGCTCGCCTGGCTCTATGCCGGCTGGTTCGGCGTGACCGGTCCTGCCTTGGCGATGACGGTGATCGCAGGCGCCGTGCCGACCGCGACAGCCGCCTATTTCCTGGCGCGCGACCTCGGGGGCGATGCGCCGCTCATGGCGGAGATCACGACGCTGCAGACATTGCTCGCGCTGGCGACGCTCCCGGCTGCCGTCTTTCTTCTGACATAA